In a genomic window of Scyliorhinus torazame isolate Kashiwa2021f chromosome 5, sScyTor2.1, whole genome shotgun sequence:
- the LOC140420547 gene encoding uncharacterized protein, with product MEKPWKCEDCGKGFRAPCELESHQRSHTGERPFTCSQCEKGFTAMGNLRKHERVHTGERPFTCPQCEKGFTDISSLRTHKRVHTGERPFTCPQCEKGFTDIGNLRQHERVHTGERPFTCPQCEKRFNYIGSLRQHERVHTGERPFTCSQCEKRFNYIGNLRKHERVHTGARPFTCSQCEKGFTNIGSLRTHEQVHTGERPFTCPQCEKGFTEMGSLRRHERIHTGERPFTCSQCEKRFNYIGNLRKHERLHTGERPFTCSQCEKRFTNIGHLRRHEQVHTGKMPFTCSDCGKGFFQLSDLQSHQRVHTGEKPFICTVCDKGFAHSSHLLKHNVNHTKSRPFKCSDCKRGFKSSQLLMSHQRFHSEERPFSCSHCTKSFSTSSNLRRHQRGHTGESPFTSPTGKRFTRSSLAEPQRHSHQ from the coding sequence atggagaaaccatggaaatgtgaggattgtgggaagggattcagagccccgtgcgagctggaaagtcatcaacgcagtcacactggagagaggcctttcacctgctctcagtgtgaaaagggattcactgcaatgggcaacctgcggaaacacgaacgagttcacactggagagaggcctttcacctgccctcagtgtgaaaagggattcactgacattagcagcctgcggacacacaaacgagttcacactggagagaggcctttcacctgccctcagtgtgaaaagggattcactgacattggcaacctgcggcaacacgaacgagttcacactggggagaggcctttcacctgccctcagtgtgaaaagagattcaattatattggcagcctgcggcaacacgaacgagttcacactggggagaggcctttcacctgctctcagtgtgaaaagagattcaattatattggcaacctgcggaaacacgaacgagttcacactggggcgaggcctttcacctgctctcagtgtgaaaaaggattcactaacattggcagcctgcggacacacgaacaagttcacactggagagaggcctttcacctgccctcagtgtgaaaagggattcactgaaatgggcagcctgcggagacacgaacgaattcacactggggagaggcctttcacctgctctcagtgtgaaaagagattcaattatattggcaacctgcggaaacacgaacgacttcacactggagagaggcctttcacctgctctcagtgtgaaaagagattcactaaCATTGGCCACCTGCGGAGGCACGAACAAGTTCACACCGGGAagatgccattcacctgctctgactgtgggaagggattctttcAGTTGTCCGACCTGCAgagtcaccagagagttcacaccggggagaagccgttcatctgcactgtgtgtgataagggatttgctcattcatcccacctgctgaaacacaatgtcaatcacaccaagagcaggccctttaaatgctctgactgcaagaggggtttcaaaagctctcagctactgatgtcccaccagcgctttcactctgaggagagaccgttcagctgctctcattgcacaaagagctttagtaCCTCATCCaacttgcggagacaccagcgaggtcacactggggagagcccgttcacctcgccgactgggaaaagattcactcggtcatcacttgctgagccacaacgtcactcacaccaatga